One window from the genome of Magnolia sinica isolate HGM2019 chromosome 4, MsV1, whole genome shotgun sequence encodes:
- the LOC131243082 gene encoding protein SET DOMAIN GROUP 40 isoform X2, which yields MEGEGKQMEDFLKWAANQGISDCPNHLLQSSPSSTLGQSLLISQFPDAGGRGLAAARDLRKGEPILRVPRPALLTSESVLKDARLAVSVKRRTYLSSIQVDDAIWTSEKAVSRAQSDWKEALALMKELELKPQLLSFRSWLWASATISSRTLHIPWDEAGCLCPVGDFFNYAAPEEESLFWEDVESMEGAPPLQISSLGKDKDVAEKLDVEGLERHSQRLTDGGYEEDVAAYCFYARKRYRKGEQVLLCYGTYTNLELLDHYGFLLNENPNEKAFIRLDMGMGSTNPWPKDSLYIQQDGKPSFALLSALRLSVTAPKLRKAVGHLAYSGSILSAENEISVMKWVSKKCRDLLEEMPTSIEEDSLLLCSIEKLQNHPIPEEVVEMLACGGELCDFFEVNGLQKGAVSEFLLPGKAKRSMERWKLAVQWRFRYKRILSDCISYCSNMNDHFSSQQVSGMSRN from the exons ATGGAGGGAGAAGGAAAGCAGATGGAAGATTTCCTGAAATGGGCTGCAAATCAAGGCATCTCAGACTGCCCAAATCACCTCCTTCAATCCTCTCCATCTTCTACTCTTGGCCAATCCCTCTTAATTTCCCAATTCCCAGACGCTGGAGG tcGTGGATTAGCCGCTGCCCGTGATCTTAGAAAAGGAGAGCCTATTCTCAGAGTACCGAGACCCGCCTTGTTGACGTCCGAAAGTGTATTGAAGGATGCGAGACTGGCTGTTTCGGTCAAGAGACGTACTTATCTTTCATCTATTCAG GTGGATGATGCTATTTGGACATCAGAAAAGGCAGTTTCAAGGGCTCAGTCAGACTGGAAAGAAGCTCTGGCCCTTATGAAAGAGCTCGAACTCAAGCCTCaactcttaagttttagatcatgGCTATGGGCTTCTGCAACA ATATCCTCCCGTACGTTGCACATACCATGGGATGAGGCTGGGTGTTTATGCCCTGTGGGGGACTTTTTCAATTATGCTGCACCTGAGGAGGAATCTCTTTTCTGGGAAGATGTAGAAAGCATGGAAGGAGCTCCTCCCTTGCAAATTAGTTCCCTGGGGAAAGATAAGGATGTTGCAGAAAAGTTAGATGTGGAGGGACTTGAGAGGCACTCTCAAAGATTGACAGATGGTGGTTATGAGGAAGATGTTGCTGCTTATTGCTTTTATGCAAGGAAAAGATATAGAAAAGGAGAACAG GTCCTTTTATGTTACGGCACATACACAAATTTGGAGCTTCTTGATCATTACGGGTTTCTTCTCAATGAAAACCCAAACGAAAAGGCCTTCATTCGGTTAGATATGGGCATGGGCTCTACCAATCCATGGCCCAAAGATTCCTTGTACATTCAGCAAGATGGGAAGCCGTCATTTGCTTTGCTGTCTGCTTTACGCTTGTCAGTGACGGCTCCAAAACTTCGAAAGGCAGTTGGGCACCTTGCTTACTCAGGATCGATACTGTCAGCAGAGAATGAGATCTCCGTCATGAAATGGGTGTCAAAGAAATGCCGCGATCTTTTGGAGGAAATGCCTACTTCAATTGAGGAAGACAGTTTGCTGCTATGCAGCATAGAGAAATTGCAAAATCATCCCATTCCAGAAGAGGTTGTGGAAATGCTAGCTTGTGGAGGGGAGCTTTGTGATTTCTTTGAGGTGAATGGTCTGCAGAAGGGTGCTGTCTCGGAGTTCCTGTTGCCTGGTAAGGCTAAAAGATCAATGGAGAGATGGAAACTGGCAGTTCAATGGAGGTTCAGGTATAAAAGAATTCTTTCTGACTGTATTTCCTATTGCAGCAATATGAACGATCACTTCTCATCTCAACAAGTTTCAGGTATGAGTAGAAATTGA
- the LOC131243082 gene encoding protein SET DOMAIN GROUP 40 isoform X3, protein MEGEGKQMEDFLKWAANQGISDCPNHLLQSSPSSTLGQSLLISQFPDAGGRGLAAARDLRKGEPILRVPRPALLTSESVLKDARLAVSVKRRTYLSSIQVLAVCLLAEVGKGRASWWYPYLVQLPHTYNTLSSFTPFGIRALQVDDAIWTSEKAVSRAQSDWKEALALMKELELKPQLLSFRSWLWASATVLLCYGTYTNLELLDHYGFLLNENPNEKAFIRLDMGMGSTNPWPKDSLYIQQDGKPSFALLSALRLSVTAPKLRKAVGHLAYSGSILSAENEISVMKWVSKKCRDLLEEMPTSIEEDSLLLCSIEKLQNHPIPEEVVEMLACGGELCDFFEVNGLQKGAVSEFLLPGKAKRSMERWKLAVQWRFRYKRILSDCISYCSNMNDHFSSQQVSGMSRN, encoded by the exons ATGGAGGGAGAAGGAAAGCAGATGGAAGATTTCCTGAAATGGGCTGCAAATCAAGGCATCTCAGACTGCCCAAATCACCTCCTTCAATCCTCTCCATCTTCTACTCTTGGCCAATCCCTCTTAATTTCCCAATTCCCAGACGCTGGAGG tcGTGGATTAGCCGCTGCCCGTGATCTTAGAAAAGGAGAGCCTATTCTCAGAGTACCGAGACCCGCCTTGTTGACGTCCGAAAGTGTATTGAAGGATGCGAGACTGGCTGTTTCGGTCAAGAGACGTACTTATCTTTCATCTATTCAG GTGTTGGCGGTATGTTTATTGGCTGAAGTGGGAAAAGGGAGGGCTTCCTGGTGGTACCCATATTTAGTACAGTTGCCTCACACTTACAATACATTATCCAGCTTCACTCCCTTTGGGATTCGAGCATTGCAA GTGGATGATGCTATTTGGACATCAGAAAAGGCAGTTTCAAGGGCTCAGTCAGACTGGAAAGAAGCTCTGGCCCTTATGAAAGAGCTCGAACTCAAGCCTCaactcttaagttttagatcatgGCTATGGGCTTCTGCAACA GTCCTTTTATGTTACGGCACATACACAAATTTGGAGCTTCTTGATCATTACGGGTTTCTTCTCAATGAAAACCCAAACGAAAAGGCCTTCATTCGGTTAGATATGGGCATGGGCTCTACCAATCCATGGCCCAAAGATTCCTTGTACATTCAGCAAGATGGGAAGCCGTCATTTGCTTTGCTGTCTGCTTTACGCTTGTCAGTGACGGCTCCAAAACTTCGAAAGGCAGTTGGGCACCTTGCTTACTCAGGATCGATACTGTCAGCAGAGAATGAGATCTCCGTCATGAAATGGGTGTCAAAGAAATGCCGCGATCTTTTGGAGGAAATGCCTACTTCAATTGAGGAAGACAGTTTGCTGCTATGCAGCATAGAGAAATTGCAAAATCATCCCATTCCAGAAGAGGTTGTGGAAATGCTAGCTTGTGGAGGGGAGCTTTGTGATTTCTTTGAGGTGAATGGTCTGCAGAAGGGTGCTGTCTCGGAGTTCCTGTTGCCTGGTAAGGCTAAAAGATCAATGGAGAGATGGAAACTGGCAGTTCAATGGAGGTTCAGGTATAAAAGAATTCTTTCTGACTGTATTTCCTATTGCAGCAATATGAACGATCACTTCTCATCTCAACAAGTTTCAGGTATGAGTAGAAATTGA
- the LOC131243082 gene encoding protein SET DOMAIN GROUP 40 isoform X1, giving the protein MEGEGKQMEDFLKWAANQGISDCPNHLLQSSPSSTLGQSLLISQFPDAGGRGLAAARDLRKGEPILRVPRPALLTSESVLKDARLAVSVKRRTYLSSIQVLAVCLLAEVGKGRASWWYPYLVQLPHTYNTLSSFTPFGIRALQVDDAIWTSEKAVSRAQSDWKEALALMKELELKPQLLSFRSWLWASATISSRTLHIPWDEAGCLCPVGDFFNYAAPEEESLFWEDVESMEGAPPLQISSLGKDKDVAEKLDVEGLERHSQRLTDGGYEEDVAAYCFYARKRYRKGEQVLLCYGTYTNLELLDHYGFLLNENPNEKAFIRLDMGMGSTNPWPKDSLYIQQDGKPSFALLSALRLSVTAPKLRKAVGHLAYSGSILSAENEISVMKWVSKKCRDLLEEMPTSIEEDSLLLCSIEKLQNHPIPEEVVEMLACGGELCDFFEVNGLQKGAVSEFLLPGKAKRSMERWKLAVQWRFRYKRILSDCISYCSNMNDHFSSQQVSGMSRN; this is encoded by the exons ATGGAGGGAGAAGGAAAGCAGATGGAAGATTTCCTGAAATGGGCTGCAAATCAAGGCATCTCAGACTGCCCAAATCACCTCCTTCAATCCTCTCCATCTTCTACTCTTGGCCAATCCCTCTTAATTTCCCAATTCCCAGACGCTGGAGG tcGTGGATTAGCCGCTGCCCGTGATCTTAGAAAAGGAGAGCCTATTCTCAGAGTACCGAGACCCGCCTTGTTGACGTCCGAAAGTGTATTGAAGGATGCGAGACTGGCTGTTTCGGTCAAGAGACGTACTTATCTTTCATCTATTCAG GTGTTGGCGGTATGTTTATTGGCTGAAGTGGGAAAAGGGAGGGCTTCCTGGTGGTACCCATATTTAGTACAGTTGCCTCACACTTACAATACATTATCCAGCTTCACTCCCTTTGGGATTCGAGCATTGCAA GTGGATGATGCTATTTGGACATCAGAAAAGGCAGTTTCAAGGGCTCAGTCAGACTGGAAAGAAGCTCTGGCCCTTATGAAAGAGCTCGAACTCAAGCCTCaactcttaagttttagatcatgGCTATGGGCTTCTGCAACA ATATCCTCCCGTACGTTGCACATACCATGGGATGAGGCTGGGTGTTTATGCCCTGTGGGGGACTTTTTCAATTATGCTGCACCTGAGGAGGAATCTCTTTTCTGGGAAGATGTAGAAAGCATGGAAGGAGCTCCTCCCTTGCAAATTAGTTCCCTGGGGAAAGATAAGGATGTTGCAGAAAAGTTAGATGTGGAGGGACTTGAGAGGCACTCTCAAAGATTGACAGATGGTGGTTATGAGGAAGATGTTGCTGCTTATTGCTTTTATGCAAGGAAAAGATATAGAAAAGGAGAACAG GTCCTTTTATGTTACGGCACATACACAAATTTGGAGCTTCTTGATCATTACGGGTTTCTTCTCAATGAAAACCCAAACGAAAAGGCCTTCATTCGGTTAGATATGGGCATGGGCTCTACCAATCCATGGCCCAAAGATTCCTTGTACATTCAGCAAGATGGGAAGCCGTCATTTGCTTTGCTGTCTGCTTTACGCTTGTCAGTGACGGCTCCAAAACTTCGAAAGGCAGTTGGGCACCTTGCTTACTCAGGATCGATACTGTCAGCAGAGAATGAGATCTCCGTCATGAAATGGGTGTCAAAGAAATGCCGCGATCTTTTGGAGGAAATGCCTACTTCAATTGAGGAAGACAGTTTGCTGCTATGCAGCATAGAGAAATTGCAAAATCATCCCATTCCAGAAGAGGTTGTGGAAATGCTAGCTTGTGGAGGGGAGCTTTGTGATTTCTTTGAGGTGAATGGTCTGCAGAAGGGTGCTGTCTCGGAGTTCCTGTTGCCTGGTAAGGCTAAAAGATCAATGGAGAGATGGAAACTGGCAGTTCAATGGAGGTTCAGGTATAAAAGAATTCTTTCTGACTGTATTTCCTATTGCAGCAATATGAACGATCACTTCTCATCTCAACAAGTTTCAGGTATGAGTAGAAATTGA